CTTGCGCTGCTGGAGGTTCTGCACCTGGGTGCTGGTCTCGCTGATCAGACGGGTGAGCTCCTCCTCGCTCATCGTCTCGTAGGTGGAGGATTTGTTGTTGAGCTGGATGGCGTAGCCGAAGCCGAGCAGCGCGCACAGCACGACGATCAGAATGCTCGTCATGAGCCTGGTCAGCTTGCCGTTGGCGCGCAGGTTGGGCTTGCGCCGCACCACCGGGAACGAGCCCGTGTCGGTGCTGTCGTTGCGCTCGTCCTGCGCGTGCTGGACGTGCAGTTTGCTGACCAGATCCCTTGTCGTCTTGTTTTTCGCCATCAGCGATCAGCCCTTGAAGATGAAGCGACGAATCGCCGAAACGTTGGAGAAGATGCGGATGCCGAGCACGACGATGACGGCGGTCTGCAGCTGGGAGCCGACGCCGAGCTGGTTGCCGAGCAGCACCAGGAGCGTGGCGGTGAGCACGTTGGAGATGAAGGAGATGACGAAGACCTTGTCGGAGAACGAGCGTTCGAAGTACGAGCGCGCGGCCCCGAGCAGGGCATCGAGCGCGGCCACCACCATGATCGGCAGGTAAGGCTGCAGCATGATCGGGATGTCCGGTTTGACGAAGATGCCGATGATCACGCCTATGATGAGGCCCAAAACAGCTGCCATCACTTGCTCCTTTTCGCTTGCGTGAGATTCGTGGTCTCGGCGGCGTCCAATGTCAACGAGGAGGACGTCGAGACCTGCGGATGGATGCCCATCTGCTCGAACTGGCTGTATAGCTCCGGTTGCGCGCGTTTGCTCAGCCCGTTCGACAATGCCCTACGATCCCCTATCGCCTCTATCTTATACGGGCTTGACACCTGGTTGACGCCGATGAGGATGGTCTGCCCCGCGGTGCGCACCGAGGTTGAGGCGCCGATGCGGTATCCGTTGACCGAGATCGCCTCGGCCTTGAGGCTCCATAACAGGGAGACCATGGTCTGGATGTCGGCGTCGGTGACCACGCGGATGTGCTCGCCGTTGGTCTCCCGCGGGGTGGCGCCCGAGTTCTTCTGGCCGTTGGTGGCGATGGGGTCGGCCATGGTGATGACCACGCCGGGGCCCTTGACCTTGAGCACGCCGTTGACCATCT
This Bifidobacterium sp. ESL0790 DNA region includes the following protein-coding sequences:
- a CDS encoding small basic family protein; its protein translation is MAAVLGLIIGVIIGIFVKPDIPIMLQPYLPIMVVAALDALLGAARSYFERSFSDKVFVISFISNVLTATLLVLLGNQLGVGSQLQTAVIVVLGIRIFSNVSAIRRFIFKG